The Acyrthosiphon pisum isolate AL4f unplaced genomic scaffold, pea_aphid_22Mar2018_4r6ur Scaffold_5953;HRSCAF=6514, whole genome shotgun sequence sequence atataaaacataattttatatttatataattgatattttattaaataatagcagGAAAGTTCATATTCAGTAAAAccagttacaccaaaaacgagtaaaagaaaaaatgatgaTGAGTCAAAAGCTAGTACCTAGTAGTAAAAAGACCAAGATCGgaaaggtaataattaatattatttctaaaatattatagccacacacacacacacacgcacacacacacacatacacacacacatttttaataccaattgaaatgttactttattttatatatcagcAATCGGAATCATACAAGGATACTTTTATGGATTtgatttcaaaagaaaaatttgaaaacgatgTATCGAACACATTAACCATGAAGGAAGGAAATAGTTCATACACTTTTGAATGTCCTGTTACGCCACACTGTGAAGACTACTATGTCATTCAGCACtataaaattaacacaattcaaaatattccgTCAGATGAAAGGTTAGTAAAAAACTATGGTCTATAacatgtgtaaaataaaaatatattaaatattgaatttttgtaCTAGATGGAAACATGCGGAAGCTAGTATTAAAATTCATACATCTAGTAGAGATACAAAagattcaaacatttcaaacaaaatatcaatGATGTTCTTCGAGAAATATTGGACCGGGTTTCAGCAGAtcctaagaaaaaaattatcaaaaatactaaaaaggaaattaatcacaatttaaatgtataaactgttttattaatattacaaattttaaacatttatattttaataattgtataataaaagtagtaacattataataaaataattaatcttgtttctatttttattaaatattaatgcaatattattaatggtataaagtttaaagagtaaaaaaaaaaaaagttctttataatcgtggtcAACAGCTGTATAATCATAATTCGTAAAACAACCTGCTGCTGCAGCTGTTGATAAAGCAGTCGTGGATCACAATGttatatcatagaacaatatatggttaaaatatggttatattttaatatcatttaatattatatatgataatgaATTATTGTGGAATTGAagtatttcaaacataaaactGAAATCATCGTTCTGTACGAAAcaattgataaaatcaaaattttgtatATACTGGTTCGTAAAATCATTTCTCTGACAAGATAATGGTAGAATATTAATGCTTGCTTTAATTAATGAATACGCTGTATCAAAAGTTGACTGATATGAAACCAACTTTTTCTGCTTTTCAACAATATATGAATCTATACATTCTTGTAATTCTTTTATTCGATggaagtagtatatatttgtatgttctgagcaccttttttacagggagatttcatcatttcaagggggcatttctacatgctccaccgtgtaacacataatctcaaaaaccctaatgtatgttctgagcaccttttttacagggagatttcatcaTTTCAAGGGGGGGCATTTCTACATGCTCCACCGTGTAACACAAATTGAACACAAGTAAAAGTTATGTGTTGTGTacaacacaagtacacaacacataactgtgtctatataatttgttacacaaacaaaataaatatgttttttaccaTCAATGTATTACTCATAAGCGTTGGCAACACTGAACTTTTTTTGT is a genomic window containing:
- the LOC100573344 gene encoding uncharacterized protein LOC100573344, which codes for MMMSQKLVPSSKKTKIGKQSESYKDTFMDLISKEKFENDVSNTLTMKEGNSSYTFECPVTPHCEDYYVIQHYKINTIQNIPSDERWKHAEASIKIHTSSRDTKDSNISNKISMMFFEKYWTGFQQILRKKLSKILKRKLITI